The genomic region GCCCACCCGCGTGAAGGTCCGGCTCACCCTCGAGATGCCCGACGGCAAGGAAGAGAACTTCGAGACGCAGGCCCGGGTGGCGATCATCCGGCCCTTGGACTTCTGATGAGATCGCGCGGCGCCGCCCTCCTGCTGGTCATCACCGCCATCGCCATCCTGACGGCGATCTCGGTGGACCTCGCCTACGAGTCCCGGGTCTCGATCGAGGCGGCGGCGGGCGCGCGCGACGAGCTGCGCGCCACCTACCTCGCGAAGAGCGCGGTCGGGTTCTCGCGCCTCGTGCTCCACTTCCAGCAGCAGCTCGGGCAGGCGTCGGCCGCGGTCGGGCAGCTCGGGCAGGTGGCGCAGGCCAGCGGGCTCCCGGCGCAGCTCGCGCAGCAGCTCCAGGGGACCCTCGGGGGCGGCGCGGGAGGCGGCACGCTCTCCATCCGGCTCTGGGAGCTCGTGCCGGTGGACTCCTCGATGACCTCGCTCTTCCTCTCTCGCGGCGCCCGGAGCGCCGCCGCCCCGCCGCGCGAGGGCGCGGCCGCGGCGGCCGGCACGGCCCGCGGCTTCGGCGACTTCGAGGGCTCCTTCCACGCCCGGATCGAGGACGAGGACCGGAAGATCAACCTGCCGCAGTTCAACGGCCTCGGGGCCCTCCCGGCGGCGCAGCTGCAGCGCTTCCTCCAGCTCGTGAAGGATCCGAAGTACGACTTCCTCTTCGACCAGGACGACGCCAACGGGATCCGGGTCAACCGGAACGACACCGCCGCGGCCATCAAGGACTGGGTGGACGAGGACGAGGTCTCGTCGGCGGTGACCGGCAACCCGCTCACCCCCTTCGAGCAGGGCTTCTCCGACGAGAACGCCGTGTACGACCGGCTCCCCGACCGCTACAAGGCCAAGAACGCGCGCTTCGACTCGCTCGAGGAGCTGTTCCTCGTGGCCGGCATCTCCGACGCCTTCATGGCCGCCTTCGCCGACCGGCTCACGGTCTACCCCGACGTGAACGGGCAGGTGAACGTGAACACCGACGACCCGATGCAGATCCTCACCAACCTGCTCGTGATGTCCGACCCGCCGGGCGTGCTGCAGGGGCCGCTGCTCGACCCCGGCTTCCCGCAGCGCTTCCAGGCCGCGCTGGCGCAGCTCAAGCCCCTGCCGTTCCTCTCGGTGAGCCCGCAGCAGTTCGCGACCGTGGCCCAGGCGCTCGGGGTCAAGATCCAGGCGGTCTACCTCCAGGCGCAGAACAGCGACAACCGGGCGGTCTTCTCCGACCACTCGAGCACCTTCCACATCCACGCCACCGGCCGGGCCGGCGGCGTGCAGAAGACGATCGACGCGGTGGTGACGCTCGACACCCGGGCCG from Anaeromyxobacter paludicola harbors:
- a CDS encoding type II secretion system protein GspK; the protein is MRSRGAALLLVITAIAILTAISVDLAYESRVSIEAAAGARDELRATYLAKSAVGFSRLVLHFQQQLGQASAAVGQLGQVAQASGLPAQLAQQLQGTLGGGAGGGTLSIRLWELVPVDSSMTSLFLSRGARSAAAPPREGAAAAAGTARGFGDFEGSFHARIEDEDRKINLPQFNGLGALPAAQLQRFLQLVKDPKYDFLFDQDDANGIRVNRNDTAAAIKDWVDEDEVSSAVTGNPLTPFEQGFSDENAVYDRLPDRYKAKNARFDSLEELFLVAGISDAFMAAFADRLTVYPDVNGQVNVNTDDPMQILTNLLVMSDPPGVLQGPLLDPGFPQRFQAALAQLKPLPFLSVSPQQFATVAQALGVKIQAVYLQAQNSDNRAVFSDHSSTFHIHATGRAGGVQKTIDAVVTLDTRAGALAQDLGRVLHWSEE